Proteins from a single region of Starkeya sp. ORNL1:
- a CDS encoding sugar-binding transcriptional regulator: protein MATSDSEPSRIDAAARAGWLYFIAGNTQDEIARKLNVSRATAQRLVSLCLSERLITFRLEHPIAACMELAARMKETFALTYCEIVPTDPAAPNALTGVAERAAALLESVLGGDKPAIVALGTGRAMRAAVEQVRSMDCPNHQLVSLVGNISPDGSASFFDSVARLADITKARHYPMPLPVFVSSATEREQLLRIHSVARIRAIAEKADLRLMGIGQVDQRAQLHVDGFISREELLELMRLGAVGELTGWAFDAQGRIIEGGSNERVTSVPHRVPAEARAVGAAIGVAKVPAIRAALAGGALNGFITDEATAKALLGRQ, encoded by the coding sequence ATGGCCACGTCCGACAGCGAGCCCTCACGCATCGATGCCGCCGCGCGGGCCGGCTGGCTCTATTTCATCGCCGGCAATACCCAGGACGAGATCGCGCGCAAGCTCAATGTCTCGCGCGCCACGGCGCAGCGCCTGGTTTCGTTGTGCCTCTCCGAACGGCTGATCACCTTCCGGCTGGAGCACCCGATCGCTGCCTGCATGGAGCTGGCGGCGCGGATGAAGGAGACGTTCGCTCTCACCTATTGCGAGATCGTGCCGACCGATCCGGCCGCGCCCAATGCGCTGACCGGCGTCGCCGAGCGGGCGGCGGCGCTGCTCGAATCCGTGCTCGGCGGCGACAAGCCGGCGATCGTCGCCCTCGGCACCGGGCGCGCCATGCGCGCCGCCGTCGAGCAGGTGCGCTCGATGGATTGCCCGAACCATCAGCTGGTCTCGCTGGTCGGCAATATCTCGCCGGACGGCTCGGCGAGCTTCTTCGATTCGGTGGCGCGGCTCGCCGACATCACCAAGGCGCGGCACTATCCGATGCCGCTGCCGGTGTTCGTCTCCTCCGCCACCGAGCGTGAGCAATTGCTGCGCATCCATTCCGTCGCCCGCATCCGCGCCATCGCCGAGAAGGCGGACCTGCGGCTTATGGGCATCGGCCAGGTCGACCAGCGCGCGCAACTCCATGTCGACGGCTTCATCAGCCGGGAGGAACTGCTCGAACTGATGCGGCTCGGCGCGGTCGGCGAACTCACCGGCTGGGCCTTTGACGCTCAGGGCCGCATCATCGAAGGCGGCTCCAATGAGCGCGTCACCAGCGTGCCGCATCGGGTGCCGGCCGAGGCGCGGGCCGTGGGCGCCGCCATCGGCGTCGCCAAGGTGCCAGCGATCCGCGCGGCGCTAGCCGGCGGCGCGCTGAACGGCTTCATCACCGACGAGGCGACGGCGAAGGCGCTGCTCGGGCGCCAATAA
- a CDS encoding carbohydrate ABC transporter permease, with protein sequence MARKISTTHTVVTTAAAWLVGFLIFFPILWMILASFKTELEAFTTPPSFLFFHWTLENYATVQERSDYLHHALNSLIIAGGSTLIALLIAVPAAWSMAFAPTKRTKDLLLWMLSTKMLPPVGVLVPIYLIFRDFGLLDSRFGLILVLCLGNLPIVVWMLFTYFKEIPKDILEAARMDGATIGKELIHVLTPMAVPGIASTLLLNFILAWNEAFWTLNLSTSEAAPLTVFIASYSSPEGLFWAKLSAASTLAIAPILILGWFSQRQLVRGLTFGAVK encoded by the coding sequence ATGGCGCGCAAGATCTCCACCACCCACACCGTCGTCACCACCGCGGCGGCCTGGCTGGTCGGCTTCCTGATCTTCTTCCCGATCCTGTGGATGATACTGGCGAGCTTCAAAACCGAGCTCGAAGCCTTCACGACGCCGCCATCCTTCCTGTTCTTCCATTGGACACTGGAGAACTACGCCACGGTGCAGGAGCGCAGCGACTATCTGCACCACGCGCTGAACTCGCTGATCATCGCCGGCGGCTCGACGCTGATCGCGCTGCTCATCGCCGTCCCTGCGGCCTGGTCGATGGCGTTTGCGCCGACCAAGCGGACCAAGGACCTGCTGTTGTGGATGCTCTCCACCAAGATGCTGCCTCCGGTCGGCGTGCTGGTGCCGATCTATCTGATCTTCCGCGACTTCGGCCTGCTCGACAGCCGCTTCGGGCTGATCCTGGTGCTGTGCCTCGGCAATCTGCCGATCGTGGTCTGGATGCTATTCACCTATTTCAAGGAAATCCCGAAGGACATCCTGGAAGCGGCCCGCATGGACGGCGCCACCATCGGCAAGGAACTGATCCATGTGCTCACTCCGATGGCGGTGCCGGGCATCGCCTCGACGCTGCTCCTCAACTTCATCCTCGCCTGGAACGAGGCGTTCTGGACGCTGAACCTCTCCACCTCGGAGGCGGCGCCGCTCACCGTCTTCATCGCCTCCTATTCCTCCCCGGAGGGGCTGTTCTGGGCGAAGCTCTCCGCCGCCTCCACCCTCGCCATCGCCCCGATCCTCATCCTCGGCTGGTTCAGCCAGCGGCAACTCGTCCGCGGCCTGACCTTCGGCGCCGTCAAATAG
- a CDS encoding ABC transporter ATP-binding protein → MGRITLEGVKKSFGAHDIIKGADLEIDDGSFVVFVGPSGCGKTTLLRLIAGLEDVSGGRILIDGADVTDVPPAKRGLSMVFQSYALYPHMTVRGNIAFGLKMAGQPKAEIARKVEGAAAILNLTPYLDRKPRELSGGQRQRVAIGRAIVREPKAFLFDEPLSNLDAALRVQMRLEVTRLQRQLDTTAVYVTHDQVEAMTMADRIVVLNAGRIEQFGTPLELYEHPANLFVAGFIGSPKMNFVGGKTAAGYGATTIGVRPEHVTASRADAGGGDGWVGTVTVAEHLGSDTFLYVEVPEIGTITARGLGELDIKAGDSVRLIPDASRIHRFDAAGNTIPK, encoded by the coding sequence ATGGGCCGCATAACACTCGAAGGCGTGAAGAAATCCTTCGGCGCGCACGACATCATCAAGGGCGCCGACCTCGAGATCGACGACGGCTCGTTCGTGGTCTTCGTCGGCCCATCGGGCTGCGGCAAGACCACGCTGCTGCGCCTCATCGCCGGGCTGGAGGACGTCAGCGGCGGGCGCATCCTGATCGACGGGGCGGATGTGACCGACGTGCCGCCGGCCAAGCGCGGCCTGTCCATGGTGTTCCAGTCCTACGCGCTCTATCCGCACATGACCGTGCGCGGCAACATCGCCTTCGGGCTGAAGATGGCCGGCCAGCCCAAGGCCGAGATCGCGCGCAAGGTGGAAGGCGCCGCCGCCATCCTCAACCTCACGCCCTATCTCGACCGCAAGCCGCGCGAACTGTCCGGCGGCCAGCGCCAGCGCGTCGCCATCGGCCGCGCCATCGTGCGCGAGCCCAAGGCCTTCCTGTTCGACGAGCCGCTGTCGAACCTCGACGCCGCGCTGCGCGTGCAGATGCGGCTCGAAGTGACCCGCCTGCAGCGCCAGCTCGACACCACGGCGGTCTATGTCACCCACGACCAGGTCGAGGCGATGACCATGGCCGACCGCATCGTGGTGCTGAATGCCGGGCGCATCGAACAGTTCGGCACGCCGCTCGAGCTTTACGAGCATCCGGCGAACCTGTTCGTCGCCGGCTTCATCGGTTCGCCGAAGATGAACTTCGTCGGCGGCAAGACGGCTGCCGGCTACGGCGCCACCACCATCGGGGTGCGCCCCGAGCATGTGACGGCAAGCCGGGCGGATGCCGGCGGCGGTGACGGCTGGGTCGGTACCGTCACCGTCGCCGAGCATCTCGGCAGCGACACCTTCCTCTATGTCGAGGTGCCGGAGATCGGCACCATCACCGCGCGCGGCCTCGGCGAACTCGACATCAAGGCCGGCGACAGCGTGCGGCTCATTCCCGATGCCTCCCGCATCCACCGCTTCGATGCCGCGGGCAACACGATTCCCAAATGA
- a CDS encoding sugar ABC transporter substrate-binding protein, with translation MKTMIGTLLGASFLAVGLASTPAVAQQTTLTIATVNNGDMIRMQALSSDFTTKNPDINVKWVTLEENVLRQRVTTDIATKGGQFDVLTIGTYEVPIWAKQNWLVPLDKLSAGYDAKDILPKIADAVSVKGTLYAAPFYGESSMVMYRTDLFQKAGLTMPESPTWDFVIDAAKKLTDKSAGVYGICLRGKAGWGENMAFLTAMANSYGARWFDEKWQPQFNGPEWKATLTDYVNLMKEAGPPGASSNGFNENLALFNAGKCAMWIDATVAASFVTNPKDSKVADKVGFALAPNKGLGKNANWLWAWNLAIPAGSKKIEAASKFIEWATSKGYTDLVASKEGWANVPPGTRTSLYQNEAYIKAAPFAKLTLASIDSADPNHPTVKPVPYVGVQYAAIPEFQGIGTQVGQQFSAALSGASTIDAALAAAQAASEREMKRAGYIK, from the coding sequence ATGAAGACGATGATCGGTACCCTGCTGGGTGCCTCGTTCCTTGCCGTGGGCCTCGCCTCGACCCCTGCCGTTGCACAGCAGACCACGCTGACCATCGCCACCGTGAACAATGGCGACATGATCCGCATGCAGGCGCTGTCCAGCGACTTCACCACCAAGAACCCCGACATCAACGTGAAATGGGTGACGCTGGAGGAGAACGTGCTGCGCCAGCGCGTCACCACCGACATCGCCACCAAGGGTGGGCAGTTCGACGTGCTGACCATCGGCACCTATGAGGTGCCGATCTGGGCCAAGCAGAACTGGCTGGTGCCGCTCGACAAGCTGAGCGCCGGCTACGACGCCAAGGACATACTTCCGAAGATCGCCGATGCCGTCTCCGTCAAGGGCACGCTTTATGCCGCGCCGTTCTATGGCGAGAGCTCGATGGTGATGTACCGCACCGACCTGTTCCAGAAGGCCGGGCTGACCATGCCGGAGAGCCCGACCTGGGACTTCGTGATCGACGCAGCCAAGAAGCTTACCGACAAGTCCGCCGGCGTCTATGGCATCTGCCTGCGCGGCAAGGCCGGCTGGGGTGAGAACATGGCCTTCCTCACCGCCATGGCGAACTCCTATGGCGCGCGCTGGTTCGATGAGAAGTGGCAGCCGCAATTCAACGGGCCGGAATGGAAGGCGACGCTGACCGACTATGTGAACCTGATGAAGGAAGCCGGCCCGCCCGGCGCCTCCTCCAACGGCTTCAACGAGAACCTCGCGCTCTTCAACGCCGGCAAGTGCGCCATGTGGATCGACGCCACCGTGGCCGCCTCGTTCGTGACCAACCCGAAGGATTCCAAGGTCGCCGACAAGGTCGGCTTCGCATTGGCGCCGAACAAGGGCCTCGGCAAGAACGCCAACTGGCTGTGGGCCTGGAACCTCGCCATCCCCGCCGGCTCCAAGAAGATCGAGGCCGCGTCCAAGTTCATTGAATGGGCGACCAGCAAGGGCTATACCGACCTCGTCGCCTCCAAGGAAGGCTGGGCCAATGTGCCTCCGGGCACGCGCACCTCGCTCTACCAGAACGAGGCCTATATCAAGGCCGCTCCCTTCGCCAAGCTGACGCTGGCTTCGATCGATAGCGCCGATCCCAACCATCCGACGGTGAAGCCGGTGCCTTATGTCGGCGTGCAGTACGCCGCCATCCCTGAGTTCCAGGGCATCGGCACGCAGGTCGGCCAGCAATTCTCCGCCGCGCTTTCCGGCGCCAGCACTATCGACGCTGCACTCGCCGCCGCGCAGGCCGCGAGCGAGCGCGAGATGAAGCGCGCCGGCTACATCAAATAG
- a CDS encoding SDR family oxidoreductase yields MYLEMFKLSGRTALVTGGGRGIGLACVEALSEAGAKVVIADFDAGVAEEGRAAMKAKGYDPEVVLMDVTNPTRVTEVADDLARKHGKIDILVNNAGIARSETPAETVTDEHWLNVIDVNLNGTFWCCRAFGKHMLAAKSGAIVNIGSMSGFIVNKPQEQSYYNASKAAVHHLTKSLAAEWGARGVRVNAVAPTYIATPLNEFVKSNPKMYDAWIGGTPMGRLGEVEEIASVVLFLASDAASLMTGSIVLADGGYTCW; encoded by the coding sequence ATGTACCTCGAAATGTTCAAGCTTTCCGGCCGCACCGCGCTGGTCACCGGCGGCGGGCGCGGTATTGGCCTCGCCTGCGTCGAAGCGCTCAGTGAGGCTGGCGCCAAGGTGGTGATCGCGGATTTCGATGCCGGCGTCGCCGAGGAAGGCCGCGCCGCGATGAAGGCCAAGGGCTATGATCCCGAGGTAGTGCTGATGGACGTCACCAACCCGACGCGGGTGACCGAAGTCGCCGACGATTTGGCGCGCAAGCACGGCAAGATCGACATCCTGGTCAATAATGCCGGCATTGCCCGCAGCGAAACCCCTGCCGAGACGGTGACCGACGAGCACTGGCTCAACGTCATCGACGTCAATCTCAACGGCACTTTCTGGTGCTGCCGCGCCTTCGGCAAGCACATGCTGGCGGCGAAGTCGGGCGCCATCGTCAATATCGGCTCGATGTCCGGCTTCATCGTCAACAAGCCGCAGGAACAGAGCTACTACAACGCCTCCAAGGCGGCGGTGCACCACCTCACCAAGTCGCTGGCTGCGGAATGGGGCGCGCGCGGCGTCCGGGTCAATGCGGTGGCACCGACCTATATCGCCACCCCGTTGAACGAGTTCGTCAAATCGAACCCGAAAATGTACGACGCCTGGATCGGCGGCACCCCGATGGGGCGGCTCGGCGAGGTCGAGGAGATCGCCTCGGTGGTGCTGTTCCTGGCCTCGGATGCCGCCAGCCTGATGACCGGCAGCATCGTGCTTGCCGACGGCGGCTATACCTGCTGGTAA
- a CDS encoding sugar ABC transporter permease produces MATQQTQTLGRMLLAPAVVLLLIWMIVPLAMTIYFSLLSYNLLNPGMERFVGLENFEYFLTDPAFLASLRNTLVLVGSVLLITIVLGTLVALLLDQAIIGRSIVRLMVIAPFFVMPTVSALVWKNLLMHPVSGLFAWIMTSLGMQPIDWFAEYPLFSIILIVAWQWLPFAALILLTALQSLDEEQKEAALMDGAGAFSTFFYITLPHLARPITVVILIETIFLLTVFAEIFVTTGGGPGLQTTNIAFLIYSQALIQYDVGSASAGGLVAVVIANILAFFLVRIVGRNLEA; encoded by the coding sequence ATGGCAACCCAGCAGACGCAGACGCTCGGCCGCATGCTGCTTGCGCCGGCCGTCGTGCTGCTTCTCATCTGGATGATCGTCCCGCTGGCGATGACGATCTACTTCTCGCTGTTGAGCTACAATCTGCTCAATCCGGGAATGGAGCGCTTCGTCGGCCTGGAGAATTTCGAATATTTCCTCACCGATCCGGCCTTCCTCGCCTCGCTGCGCAACACGCTGGTCCTCGTCGGTTCGGTGCTCCTCATCACCATCGTGCTCGGCACGCTGGTCGCCCTGCTGCTCGACCAGGCGATCATCGGGCGCAGCATCGTCCGGCTGATGGTGATCGCGCCGTTCTTCGTCATGCCGACGGTGAGCGCGCTGGTCTGGAAGAATTTGCTGATGCACCCGGTCTCCGGGCTGTTCGCCTGGATCATGACCTCGCTCGGCATGCAGCCGATCGACTGGTTCGCGGAATATCCGCTGTTCTCGATCATCCTCATCGTGGCATGGCAGTGGCTGCCGTTTGCCGCGCTGATCCTGCTCACCGCGCTGCAATCGCTCGACGAGGAGCAGAAGGAGGCGGCGCTGATGGACGGCGCAGGTGCGTTCTCGACCTTCTTCTACATCACGCTGCCGCACCTCGCGCGGCCCATCACCGTGGTGATCCTGATCGAGACCATCTTCCTGCTCACCGTGTTCGCCGAGATCTTCGTGACGACCGGCGGCGGGCCGGGGCTGCAGACCACCAACATCGCCTTCCTGATCTATTCGCAGGCGCTGATCCAGTATGACGTCGGCAGCGCCTCGGCGGGCGGGCTGGTGGCGGTGGTGATCGCCAACATCCTGGCGTTCTTCCTGGTCCGCATCGTCGGCCGGAACCTGGAGGCCTGA
- a CDS encoding flavin reductase family protein, which yields MPVDNRSYAPNLPESAMRRSGLISLDDDIVDDAPRGAAARGDVGAEQFRQAFRALASGVAVVTFHAGDEVHGFTATSVTSVSMEPPLALFCVGNHSRSRAHLSSGKPIGISFLGSHQTDIARFFASSASRNGHDSLDLLHGAPIIADATVNIAAVIQDIHPAGDHAICVCRLEATRSPKPGAPLLYFARDYYGHRPLSGDEHEDNSVKTNNKSSGGSNEGKFYET from the coding sequence ATGCCTGTCGACAACCGTTCATACGCACCAAATTTGCCTGAGAGCGCGATGAGGCGATCCGGTCTGATATCTCTGGACGACGACATCGTCGATGACGCGCCGCGCGGTGCTGCCGCTCGCGGCGATGTCGGTGCGGAGCAGTTCAGGCAGGCGTTCCGCGCGCTGGCCTCCGGTGTTGCGGTCGTGACCTTCCATGCCGGCGACGAGGTCCACGGCTTCACCGCGACGTCGGTGACCTCGGTCTCGATGGAGCCGCCGCTCGCTCTGTTCTGCGTCGGCAATCACAGCCGCAGCCGGGCCCATCTCAGTTCCGGCAAGCCCATAGGCATCTCGTTCCTGGGTAGCCACCAGACCGACATTGCCCGCTTCTTCGCGAGCAGCGCCTCGCGCAACGGACATGACAGCCTGGATCTGCTGCACGGCGCGCCGATCATTGCCGACGCCACGGTGAACATCGCTGCCGTCATCCAGGACATCCACCCGGCTGGCGACCACGCCATTTGCGTCTGCCGGCTGGAGGCCACCCGCTCGCCAAAGCCGGGTGCGCCGCTGCTCTATTTCGCACGTGACTATTACGGTCATCGCCCGTTGTCGGGCGATGAGCACGAAGACAATTCAGTGAAAACCAACAACAAATCTAGCGGAGGAAGCAATGAAGGGAAGTTTTACGAGACGTGA
- a CDS encoding HAD family hydrolase, whose protein sequence is MDYSLIIFDCDGVLVDSEVLSCRCLIETLRGYGIETDLDEVFRKFLGRSTTAIIQHYRAAGYAIPDDFPQVLRARIRQAFAAELQPIEDIEHVLRRLAGAHCVASSSDLDRVEFSLALTGLADQFSERIFTAQMVAKGKPAPDLFLYAAARMGAEPTRTLVIEDSVSGVQAAKAAGMTAWGFVGGSHYAARDGRALLIEAGADRVFERMADFRRYQAPG, encoded by the coding sequence ATGGACTACAGCCTCATCATATTCGATTGCGATGGCGTGCTGGTCGACAGCGAGGTGCTGAGCTGCCGCTGCCTGATCGAGACGCTGCGCGGCTACGGCATCGAGACCGATCTCGACGAGGTGTTCCGCAAATTCCTCGGCCGCAGCACCACGGCGATCATCCAGCACTATCGTGCCGCCGGCTATGCCATCCCGGATGACTTCCCGCAGGTGCTGCGCGCCCGCATCCGCCAGGCCTTTGCCGCGGAATTGCAGCCGATCGAGGATATCGAGCACGTGCTGCGCCGGCTCGCCGGCGCCCATTGCGTCGCCTCGTCGAGCGATCTCGATCGGGTCGAATTCTCTCTCGCGCTCACCGGCCTCGCTGACCAGTTCAGCGAGCGCATCTTCACCGCGCAGATGGTGGCGAAGGGCAAGCCGGCGCCGGACCTGTTCCTCTATGCCGCCGCGCGCATGGGCGCGGAGCCCACCCGCACCCTAGTGATCGAGGACAGTGTCAGCGGGGTGCAAGCGGCGAAGGCTGCTGGTATGACGGCCTGGGGGTTCGTTGGCGGCAGCCATTACGCGGCGCGCGACGGGCGGGCGCTGCTGATCGAGGCCGGCGCCGATCGGGTGTTCGAACGCATGGCCGACTTCAGACGATACCAGGCACCAGGCTGA
- a CDS encoding tripartite tricarboxylate transporter permease, whose product MDLHAMMAALDLMGSSVASWGWIIPGLVVGLVFSAIPGVSVSMAMAIVLPMSLYMDFFPSVVFLTSVYTGAGFGGSVPAILMNIPGSPTSYATTFDGYAMAKKGQYNEALGYALFASTLCGLLGYVLLLIVVEPLADIVLRIGPFEMFTVALWGMLLLGSLGTKYASRGLVAAGFGVLLGTLGMNTAGFVRATFGMPELLNGIAPVPAMIGLLASGQLLNLATRDYILDAESSREVSLKKILAGCWGTFKYPGVLLRGSIIGIIIGAVPGVGSSVGNLIAYAETKRTSKDSATFGKGNPKGVVAAEAAVASAEGGSMATMLALGIPGGGATAILLAAFLMHNIVPGPNFIQTQKPMVYAIILNNMVQAVLLLVVGIAFIYVACNVVKVRTRYVLPAILVIAVMGTYAVEGSITGPVTLFVFSLIGFALVKFEYPVAAVVVGLLLGRMLETELLRSYQLSGGDLLYIIHRPAAMAIVALMGFSLAMTMIGKRRQARMEAEEAAMMRALENEEVAGVKQ is encoded by the coding sequence ATGGACCTTCATGCAATGATGGCCGCGCTCGATCTCATGGGATCGTCCGTGGCTTCCTGGGGCTGGATCATTCCCGGCCTCGTCGTCGGCCTCGTCTTCAGCGCCATTCCCGGTGTCTCGGTCAGCATGGCGATGGCGATCGTGCTGCCGATGTCGCTCTATATGGACTTCTTCCCGAGCGTGGTGTTCCTCACCTCGGTCTATACCGGCGCCGGGTTCGGCGGTTCGGTGCCGGCGATCCTGATGAACATACCGGGCTCGCCAACGTCGTACGCCACCACCTTCGACGGCTACGCCATGGCCAAGAAGGGCCAGTATAACGAGGCGCTCGGCTACGCGCTGTTCGCCTCCACCCTGTGCGGCCTGCTCGGCTACGTCCTGCTGCTCATCGTGGTCGAGCCGCTCGCCGACATCGTGCTCCGGATCGGCCCGTTCGAGATGTTCACGGTGGCGCTCTGGGGCATGCTGCTGCTGGGTTCGCTCGGCACCAAATACGCCTCGCGCGGTCTCGTCGCGGCCGGCTTCGGCGTGCTGCTCGGCACGCTCGGCATGAACACCGCCGGCTTCGTCCGCGCCACCTTCGGCATGCCGGAACTGCTGAACGGCATCGCCCCGGTGCCGGCGATGATCGGGCTGCTGGCGTCCGGCCAGCTTCTGAACCTTGCCACCAGGGACTACATCCTCGATGCCGAAAGTTCGCGCGAGGTCAGCCTGAAGAAGATCCTGGCCGGCTGCTGGGGCACCTTCAAATATCCCGGCGTGCTGCTGCGAGGCTCGATCATCGGCATCATCATCGGCGCGGTGCCGGGGGTCGGCTCCTCGGTCGGCAATCTCATCGCCTATGCCGAGACCAAGCGCACCTCCAAGGACAGCGCGACCTTCGGCAAGGGCAACCCCAAGGGCGTGGTCGCGGCGGAGGCGGCGGTCGCCAGCGCCGAGGGCGGCTCGATGGCCACCATGCTGGCACTGGGTATCCCCGGCGGCGGCGCCACCGCCATCCTGCTGGCGGCGTTCCTGATGCACAACATCGTGCCCGGGCCGAACTTCATCCAGACCCAGAAGCCGATGGTCTATGCCATCATCCTCAACAACATGGTGCAGGCCGTGCTGTTGCTGGTGGTCGGCATCGCATTCATCTATGTCGCCTGCAATGTGGTGAAGGTCCGCACCCGCTATGTGCTGCCGGCGATCCTGGTCATCGCCGTCATGGGTACTTACGCGGTCGAGGGCTCGATCACCGGGCCGGTCACGCTGTTCGTGTTCTCGCTGATCGGCTTCGCCCTGGTGAAGTTCGAGTATCCGGTCGCTGCCGTCGTGGTCGGCCTGCTGCTCGGGCGCATGCTGGAGACCGAGCTGCTGCGATCGTACCAATTGTCGGGCGGCGATCTGCTCTACATCATCCACCGTCCGGCGGCGATGGCGATCGTCGCGCTGATGGGATTCTCGCTGGCCATGACGATGATCGGCAAGCGCCGCCAGGCGCGCATGGAGGCCGAGGAAGCGGCAATGATGCGGGCGCTGGAGAACGAAGAGGTCGCCGGCGTCAAGCAATAG
- a CDS encoding tripartite tricarboxylate transporter substrate-binding protein — protein sequence MKGSFTRRDVLGSIALGGAAALVGVSAPSIVRAADKYPSRPIKIMIPFAPGGGSDRLTRVFIPFLQKELGQPLTVEYMPGGGTVLGNSYLLAQKPDGYIISNTGVNYTAVTIAQGLAKYKAEDFWPINLPSRDFTLGAVASDSPITSFREVLEKLRKDPKSLSLGMQAASVDYLNLILALRAAGVDTAQLRVVTYDGGGVVRNAVMGSQVDVGFVGAEGYLPLMSKIKPLVGFWDKALFPEFDSTPSIVKVGSDLGFKAEFVEGSQRGWVIQTSLKDKNPEVYKVLVAAFERATKDPEAVKASEAQQLPLVWYGPEASNEAYMRTCATCVKHAELLRGS from the coding sequence ATGAAGGGAAGTTTTACGAGACGTGACGTTCTGGGCTCGATCGCGCTCGGCGGCGCTGCCGCGCTGGTCGGCGTGTCGGCCCCGAGCATCGTGCGCGCGGCCGACAAATATCCGAGCCGCCCGATCAAGATCATGATCCCGTTCGCTCCGGGCGGCGGCAGCGATCGGCTCACCCGGGTGTTCATTCCCTTCCTGCAGAAGGAACTCGGCCAACCGCTCACGGTCGAGTACATGCCCGGCGGCGGCACCGTGCTCGGCAATTCCTATCTCCTGGCGCAGAAGCCCGATGGCTACATCATCTCCAATACCGGCGTGAACTACACGGCGGTGACGATCGCGCAGGGTCTCGCCAAGTACAAGGCGGAGGATTTCTGGCCGATCAACTTGCCGTCGCGCGACTTCACCCTTGGCGCCGTGGCTTCCGACAGCCCGATCACCAGCTTCAGGGAAGTGCTGGAGAAGCTGCGCAAGGATCCGAAAAGCCTCAGCCTCGGCATGCAGGCGGCCTCGGTCGATTATCTCAACCTGATCCTGGCGCTGCGTGCAGCCGGCGTCGACACCGCCCAGCTCCGCGTCGTGACCTATGATGGCGGCGGCGTGGTGCGCAATGCGGTGATGGGCAGCCAGGTCGATGTCGGCTTCGTCGGCGCCGAGGGCTATCTGCCGCTGATGTCGAAGATCAAGCCGCTGGTCGGCTTCTGGGACAAGGCGCTGTTCCCGGAATTCGACAGCACGCCGTCGATCGTCAAGGTCGGCAGTGACCTGGGCTTCAAGGCCGAGTTCGTCGAAGGCTCCCAGCGCGGCTGGGTGATCCAGACCTCTCTCAAGGACAAGAACCCCGAGGTCTACAAGGTCCTGGTGGCTGCATTCGAGCGGGCGACCAAGGATCCCGAGGCAGTCAAAGCGTCGGAGGCCCAGCAATTGCCGCTGGTCTGGTATGGCCCGGAGGCCTCCAACGAAGCCTATATGCGCACCTGCGCCACTTGCGTGAAGCACGCCGAGCTCCTCCGGGGCTCCTGA